Genomic segment of Colletotrichum destructivum chromosome 5, complete sequence:
AAAGTGTAACGACTTATGAATACAACATAGCGGCGGACGCAACTAGGGCGGAGTTTAGATTGTATTAGGAGCAATAACGATTTATGACTCGGTCCGGGAGCGCCTATCTGTGAGAGCTTGGTGTTTACGTGAGAAGCTTTGGTCTCATTTAACAATTGACTTGAGTCTTTCtttgtctttctctttctccctgAGACCATGGTGGTTCTTTCTGTCTATGCTCGTCATGGCTTCAAGACATGGTCTAGATGCCCGGCCCTGGAAGCAAGGAGGGCCGAGCAGTCGGGGCCCGGAGGGAACCGCTGTGGAGAACCGGCTCCCGTGCGGAGACCGATCAAGCTTCCCCCGTACGGCCTCGGGTGTGCGGGGAAAGGAAAGGGTTGTCTAAGAGATGGCCGGCATACCGCGTGCTCTTGATGCCGAGCGATGATGCTAGCTGGTTCTGGGATGGTTCCCAGTGGAATATTTGAGCGTGGCCTCTCGGACGCCACTAGACTTAGATCTTGGCCTCATCGCCAACCTGCTCGGTCTCACAGCCGCGCCATCTCACGGTCGGCCGAtatcgccgacctcgacggaATCACTGGGAGAAGGGAACTCGCAAACTAGTAAGATGCGATTGGAGCGGGGACGGTGACGTTCAttcttcaccaccacctcgcgGCTCTTCTAAAACTCGAGCCGCCTAAACGATCGGTCCCGTGAGGGCAAAACAAAACTTTTCCAATTGCTCATACAGACTTCCCGTCCAACAAAGCAAGTGGCGGTTTGAGCAAACGACTATAGTACAGAGgttcccccccttcctccgcTTCGGAAACCGGGGTCGTGTTGCGAGAACAGAATCGGTTGGGTATGAACTCGAAAGAACAACGTTGAAACGACAAGGTATATAGTAGTACACAGACATTGACCGGCAGATGAGTCCCGGAAACACAGTCCCGGTAGTCCTTCATTCTCAGCCGccggaagacgacgatgatgcttCGGTCCATGGTGACGGTCGAGCATAGTCGCTAATGGAAACATTTACCTGTGGGGGAAAAAAATGCTGGCTCCATCTCACGATAGACTCGACTACACGGGCCAGACTTACTTGCGGGAACGGCTGGCACGAGCGGACTtgggcttctcctcggcaGCGGGAGTAGCAGCGGCCTTCTTGCGGCCCTTAggcgccgccttggccttcttcggcgcaggctccgcctcctcgtcatcctcagACGCGGTGACAATATCGGCCTCGGAATCTCCTTCGTCGTCAACCACggtcttggccttcttcgtgGCGGGGTTCTTTGCCGCGGTCTTcttgggggcggcggccttcttgacggcACCGCGCTTGGGCTTGGgagcatcctcctcctcggagtcctcgtcctcggccttgacagcagcagcagcagccttgCCACGCCTGGCCTTAGGCTTCGgcttctcgtcctcatcctcgggCTCAGGTTTAGCGGTGGCCTTCTTGGCACGCTTAGccttgggcttctcctcttcatcgtcttcctcagcggcggcagcggcgggctTGCGGCCgcgcttcttgcccttggcagGGGCCTCCTCCTGTGGTCGAACGTGAGCATCTCTGCAAGCTGTTCAAGTTCAGTGGATAAGAACGtacctcggcctcgctggcgtcctcgccatcatcccAGTCCTTGGGCTTCTTGCCGCGAATGCCGCGCTGGCCGGTCTTGTTCATCCAAGGGTCGCCGTTGAAGTCATCAGGGTCAATGTGGCCCTGCTCAACGGCCTTGCGGATCTTGGCCTGGAGGTCCGGGTGGTCGCTGGAAATGAGTGTCAGTTGCGGCACGTCTTCATAAGGCTTGAacgggggaagggggccaAGGTAGTCTGACTTCATCTCCTCGTAGCCGTCAAAGGCGTCAAAGTCGAATGTACCGTCGCCCTTCTCACAGAGCGCCCTGACCTGCGCCATCTGCTCGCCAGAGACGCAACCCCTTAGTCATGAAAAGTCAGCATGCGCAAACCAGAGCAAAGAAGACGGTGGCGCCCAAAAACGCGTATACGCAAAACGAGGGGCAGGCCAGGCAGaatgagagggggggggggacttgGGGGAAAAAAATTAGAATCGGTGGCACATACCAATGCTTCCACTTGAAGGCCTCATGATCCATGATCTTGGTCCAGGTGCCGAAGCGGAGGGAGCCCTTCACGCACTTGGAGGCGGCCTTCTTGCACACGCCATCGGTGCAGCCGGCGCGGTTGTTCGGCGAGACCTCTGTTCCGAGGCGAGGTTGTTAGCATACAGATACGCAAAATGAGTCAGAGAATGAGATTATGGCGTGTGTGAGTATGAGTATGAGTGAGGGGAGCGCATTGCGAAGCTTGAGATGGATGGGGGGGGCCAAGTCCTCCTTATGACGTAAGGGTTGGGTACTAGCTTTCCGACGCGTTGCTGAGCTGAGTCAACGCGACCGCAGAAGGGGAGGCGCATGAGAACGCTCCCTTGACGATTAAATGAACAGTCAAATACTCACCGACGCGGTATTCGGGCATCTTGACCAATTGTGTATGACCGACGGATGCGGGGATATCGTAGGGTGTTTTCTGAGGACctaaagaaaagaaagaaagattTTGAAAGGGGTAGGTGttttgagagagagagagaaggagaaagagaaaagaaacacgagggaggagaggtgagaggcgagagagaggaaagagCGATGGGAAAGTGAGGAGGAAATTTGGTCTCTGATTGTTGGTCGGTCGTTGGTTTAAAGTAAGAGTGCAACCGCCCTGTAACGCCCTGTAGTGAACTGTCTCCTGCCTGCACGGCCCAGCTTCGAGTGCCCCAAGCTACCTGGAGCTCTTTAACTCCAGTGGCCTGgccccccttttttttcttggaCCCCTGCGCGGTAGCCTAGTCGTCACCAGGCACCAGTCGGGCACAGCACAGAGGGGAGTGAGCTTCCCCAACTGTAACGGCCGATAACAGGATGGAATGTCATCGTCTGTCCGCTTCACATCATCACATCAGACCGTTTCTGCCAGTTACCTGGGCGACGATATCTTTAAGATACGTTTCCTGAAGCAATACTTCCACAGTCCATGGATACAAAAAGGAGAGTGAGTGCACACTCAACATATCATACAGTAGAATACGCCAGCACTACGTCGTAAAGTCTTTACCCCCCCTTCATTGGtggtcatcatcatctcaCGACGCCATTCCATGACAAAATACATTCATATTCCGTTCCAACCCACATCCACCAACCCAAGACACTCTCTTACAAGAACGGACACCAACCAATGTACATGGCCGCGAGGTTCCTTGGGTCCACGGCCTGCTTGATCAGCTCCTCCACCTGCCCCTCTACACCGAGCGGGATCGTGTCGTGCCCCATCAACCCCTTGACCTTGCGCTTGATGCTGTCCACCACGAGCTGCGGCTGCATCCGCGGCGCCCCGTCCTGCCGTCGgcttgtcttcttctccttttgTAAGTCCAGCGTCGGGTCGTAAATGAAAGCCTCGAGGATCGTCATCAGCGTCTCCTCCTGCTGCCGGAGGATCCCCAGCGTCAGCTCGCTGCAGTGCCGGAACGGCCCTTCGTACCCGTAGAtccccatcgccgccaccatATTGTGCGTCAGCCGGAACGGCACCTTCTCCGGCTGCGCAAACGTCAGgcccttgtcgaagaggCAGTTGAAGTCCACGTGGAAGATGCCACCGTTGTCGCGCTCTAGGAGCACGTTCTCCCCGTGCCGGTCGCCCAGTCCCAGGATCGTGCCCACCATCGACATGACCGCGCAGGACCGTGTGTACTTGAGCCGGGCCGAGAACCACGTCGAAGGGTGCGGGAAACGCTGCACGAACCAGTGTTGTAGCACTGGCGGGAACGTCCCCAGCACCCCCTCGGTGAACATCTTGATGTTGTTCGGCCCCGTCACAGCCTCCGTCATCATCCGCTTGATCTGGTTGTAATCCGGGTGCACCGAGCGCGTCTTATACTGGTCCAGAAGGATCTCGCGCAGCGTCTTGAGTCCGTCCACCCACTCGATGATGCCGCACTCTTCGTTCAGCGGCACCACCGCGTACGTCCTGATGTACAGCTGACGCCTGCTGGCCTCGGGGTCCCGCTTCAACGACCTGTTGATCATGCTGTTAAACTCCATCAGCCGCTGGTCGGTGCGCAGATCGTCCTTCGGCTTGATCATGAGCATGTAGTTCTTGCCGTCTGTTCCGCGCGCCGTCAATCGTCGCGGCTTGGCCAGCGACCCGAGCACCAGCACTTCGTCCAGGAACGAGTCGATCGTGATGACGTCGCGTGCGAATGCCTTGTGCTTCTTGACATTGTCCGTCAACGTCGGCAACGCGGCCGTCAGGCACGACTCGATCGGCACCACCAGCGGGCATGGCGTGCATTTGTGGTTGAAGTTCAGGTCCCGCGTGATGctcgccaccgtcgtccTGTTGCTCTGGAAATCCCCGTTATTGCACGCCAGCAACAACTGCTCAGCAAGCTTCTCGCCCATCCTCAGGAGCGTTCTGAGATCGAAACTGCCCCCATCTACCTTCCGGGTCGCTCCCCTGAGCGTCTGCAGGATCTGCTGGCCTCGTGCCTTGCGCTCTGACGCTTGCCTCGTTGTCATGATGCCAAACAGACTCCAGAGAGCCTGCCGGGGGTGGGACTCCACAACCTTGACGACTATGTGCACCAGCCTCTCGTACACGCCGGCGTTGTGGTGCGCTATTCTCGCCACGATCTGCGGGAGCGCCGTGTAAAAGATGTACGCCGGCAGCCGGATGATGTACTTGTCAAGGAACTGGTGAAGGAGGTTCAGCTGCTCCGTTCGCCTCCTATGGAGTTCGCGGGACAGCGAAATCTTGCCTTCGGGGGCCTTGTCGACCTGGGCTCCGAACTCGAGCCACAGCGTGAGGATTCTCGGCAACGTCTGGTAGAGGTATTTGGTGCCGTAGTTCAGCGATCGGAGGTAGTTTTCGATGATGAGCCTGGTGTATTCGCCCTGGATGCAGGGATCGCTTTGCTCGTCCGGCTTCAGCGTCTTTTCCGACTCCAGCACCTTTTTGTAGTACCGCCCCAGATAGTAGTGTCCCTTTtcccagctcgccgccgtcttcggcggtTGCTGGTACTTTTCACGCAGAGTGGCGTGGTTCGTCTGTCCGGCGGCATCAAGCCACTTGGCCAGCATCAActgcgccctggccgtcAGCTGTCTCTGCTGGGCATCCATGCCGCGGATGGAGGAGGAACTGTTGGTTTGCGTCATGAAGTTGTTGGACTCGATAGCACCCTGCAGAACCTGGATGGCCTTGCGGGTATGGCCGTCTTTCCACAGCAGCCGGGCATTCTCGATAACTGCGGCACCATCGCCCAGTTGAGAGGCATGGAGCACGGCATTGAATGACTGGTGGGTGGAATTGGCCTTCCTGGCCAGGCGAGCGCTCGAAAGCCATAGGGACGAGATATCCAGGTCAGAGAACTTGGGACTATGATTCATTAGCTCGATATCTGCCCGGTGGCGGGGACAGGACATACCGTGAAAGCTCCATGGCTGCTCTGCGAATGCCCAGCAAATATTGCTTGTCGCTGACATACGcaccgaggacctcgaggcggcgatTCAGCATTGTCAGCACTTCTTGGTGGGCTTCCCCTTCCGAGGGTGGAGCTCCGGCAATGATTTCCAGGTCGGTGAGCACATGGCATCTGAGTCTCAAGTCATGGCAGGCCTGTAGTGACGAGGTCGCTGAGTGAGTCATGGCGGAGGCAATCTTCGCTCTCATGCTTTGCAGCAATTGGGGAAACGTATCGCTGGAGGCGCCCCTTTGCTGCAGCGTGTTGAACAGCTTCGCGACGCTGACGTTGAAGTCTTCCAGAGGGCTGCCGTGGAACCGACTGGTGTACTTGGACAACGAGTCCCATCTCCGCGTGGCCCAAGCTGCCTCGACGGCGTAGGGAACAATCTTGTTCTCTGTCGAAGGATCCGTCTGCATACCTTCGACGTAGTTGAGCAGCACGTCTAAACTCGTCAgcttcctttccttcttcttcttattcttcttattctttttctcctcctccctcccccaaacCGCCTCCGCATGGCAACTCACCGTGTTGACCAGACTGTTTTAAGCAGTTGAGCAGGTCCACTTGCACATCAATGTTGTCGGGCTCTTCTGCCAGCTTGATTTCGTACCACGTCTGGGCGGCGGTGTACCTGCCCGCTTTCTTGTGGCTGAGGATTTGCTGGTTGATGTCCAGGACGTGGAGGTGAGCCGAGATGCCTTCCAACCCGTCGGGTTCGTCAATCTGCGTGTAAATGTCCTGCAGTTGCTCGAGAAGAAAGGTCTTCTGCCTCGGGTCGCTCTTCTCAACCTCCAGCTGCTGGGCATGCTGTTCAAGGTGAAAGAGCGCGCGGGGGTATTCTTTGCAGTCCATCGCACGTTGAGATATGAGCACTGGCGGGATCGTGCTTAGCAGATCCTCGACACGCGCAATGGCCGGCGCGTCATTGTCGTTCTTGCGTTTGGCAATCTTTTCTTGGAGCCACCTGCTGGCATAGTCGAGAACTCGGAAGACAGCCTGGTCTGATTAGCCCCATCAATTGCCACCAGAGGAAGAACCGCGGCTTACTTCGCAATACAGCTTCATGTCCTCTCGTTCGCTATACGGCGCATCTTCTGCGGGTTGGTGCTGGAGAATCCCAACCAGCTCACCTATAACATTGTCACGCTCCTTGCGAGAGCTCCGGTGGCCTATGATGACGTGCAGAACGAGGTACGGCATCAGGAATTCCGCCACTGCGAGATCCTTGACTCGGATGGTGCGGCACAGCGGCTCGAAGATGAGGTCCGCATACGCGTTCTGTCCCTTGCGCAGGAGATCCATGTTGAAGGAGCGCATCCAGTTGCCATAGGGCTTGCCGGGCCGGAAGATCGGATACTCTATTGTCGCCATGGTCATGGTCATCAAGATGTACTTGGAAGTGAGAAACGGCGTTAAGATCATGCGGACGCTCTCCGGCAACGCCAACCACTTTCTGTagatgctgccgccgtcccTCTGGCCCGTGTTCTTCATTGCGCAAGCCGCTTTGATATCCACTCTGCTAAGCAGTTCTTGCATGGCGAACGCGAGGAAACCCTGGAGCTTGGTGTCTGTCGTGGACAGAAACGCCTTGACCAGGATATTTTCCAGCGTGAATAGCACGAAGTCGGTCGTTTCTTCCGAGTTTTCAAAGTTGCTCAGAATCACCATCGACTTTTGCTCCCGTGGCGCTTCAACCCTGTTAGAGTCCAGGCAGCCCACCAGGCCGATGCATTGCGTGCAGAGACTGGCGATTTCAAGCTGCGAGGAACTATATTTCGAAGCGCAATCGAGCAAAGCCCGAAGCACGGTAGAGACAACTGGATCTGGTTGCTGGCTGATTGTCGAAGTCTGGAGGAAGCCTCCGCTTTGCTTGAGGTAGGTCTCTAGTTCGGCCAGAGCCTGCAAAACAACACCAGAGTTCTCGTGGGATATGCGCTCCGCGAAGAGGGCAAACGCTCTGCTGCTGTCGAGCGGAGGACGAATTGCGCTAAGCTGCGCTTCGATATCCGCCAGCTCCGGCACATGAGCCAAGGAAGGTAGTTTGCTGATGTTTTCATGGAGAACCGTATCGAAGTCCGTCATCAGTGTCGTGATCAGGTTTTTGGCCATGCGTCGAGAGTTACCATTGAACAATGGCCAGTAGTGGCCGATGACAAAAAAAGTCGTTTCGAGCAGCACCTCGACGTCTTCTGAATCGAGATATGTGAGCAGAGCCGCCCAGCAAGAGAACGCAACTTCTCTCAGATCGTCTTGGTCCAAGGCTGACAGTAAGCACGCAGATATCTATACAAGTCAGCTTTCAAAAATAGGCTCGGGCACTCCTCGTGTTTCTCGTCTCTCACCTGAGGTCGCGCAATGCGCACGTAGGTTTTGCAAAGCCTGATCATCTCCTCCATGGCTCGCACGCATCGCCTCTGTTCCTCGACCGGGGGCGATACAAGGGGCATATCGTTGATGACATCCGCAAGTCGGGCCATGAGACCCAGAATGTAAGACTCAAGAAACCTTCCGATAGTGTTTCCtttcttcggcctcgactcCTTGTTTGCAACCATCATCATGGAGCAAAAAGAAGTAAGTGCCTCGATAACCTATAATAGAGCAAATTAGCAGCTAATTCCTTTTAGCAACTTAACGAACTCACCCGGGGTTTGCGGGTttcgtccgcctcgcccactGCCTTCAacagctcgaggacgatAGTGACAACCTCTGCTTGCATCAGCTCAACCAAGCTGAAGGACTCTAGATGAGAAGCCACTTCGATGAGTCTCGACATGACAAATTGCTCAATATTTTGCACATCTTGCACGAGCAGCAGCGCGAGAATGGGGCCAGCATTGACAGTGTCCAGAATAGGGACCCAGACGTCCTTTTCGCCCCTTGCTTCGGCAATCTTCTGGATAACatctttcttcttcatcaagaCCAGCCACGGCATCGCATGGGTCTGAATGAGCAGAAGGAAGTCTGTAACAGAAATCTGTAGCAGATCGGCGATAGCACGGGTCATCTGCGGCCGAGATACCATGTCCTTGACAGCAAAGTACGCCAGGTTTCTCCAAAAGGGCTCGAACAAGCGACGGGGTGTTGTCTTCAATGCAGTAGCTAGGCCGAGAATCTGGAGTCATGTCAGCTCGTTCGAGGTCTGGAAACAAAGAGTTGTCATACCTCATTGAAAGCACACGCAGCGATCAgactgttgttgctgcccAGATACTCAAGCAACTTGTGAAGCACGAGATTGAGCTCGTCTCCGGTCACAACACTACATGGTCAGCTTGTTTATGTACAGATCTCATGAATGGTCTTGCGTACCGTCCAAGTTGGCTCCAGGCAAGAATCCCGCTTTCATGGAATATGACCGCGTCTTTCTCCGAGGCGGCTTTAAGCAGGCTGAGCGCGTTCTTTCGGTTGCGCTCAACCACAGCGGGGTCGAGCGTATCTGAACTCGCGTCCGCCAGGAAAAGGGGAAGAGCGCGTCTACGAGAGCTGGTCAGCGTGGGTAAACTTGAAGGCTCCTAACGACCTACCCTGAGGCGATCCGAAGCTCTCTGACGGAGCTGTGTAGGCTCTGCAGACACCACTGTCCTAGGGCAGAAGTCTCGAGATCGATCAGCTGGGTGACATCGGCGTGGTTGATTATCCGTCTCAATGCGATCATTGCAACAACTCTTGGTCGCCTCGACTCTTTGAACGAGTCGAGGTGGATGAGCTTCGTGAAAACCGACTGCGCATCGCTTTTCGCTTGAGCCGTGACCACCGTCCGTCTCTTGTTGCCCCTGGGCCTCCGGTCACAAATGACGCATCGGGGCattttgttcttctttgAGTTCAACCTCTTTTTCGTTGCCGCCATATCTACAGCGCACGATGTGCGAGCAACAAGGTCGATGGCTAAACATTGGTCATCTTCGCTAAGTCCTGGATAGTGATTTCTACCAAACATCAGCTCACAAGCCACTTCTCCCAAGACAGATCAGCTTACAGGAAAGCATGCTCTAGAGTCCCATTCTCAGGAGTTGGGTCCGACTGGAGAATTTCGTAAAGCTGTGCGGTCAGCTCGCCAACCTCGCCAGCATCCAGAAAGACTTTCCTGCGTTTGGATGCAGGCTCCCCTTCCTCGGCTGTGCGGTTTGCGATACCAAGATTCTCAACAGCCTGGCGgagctcggcatcggcgaAGCATGCCGGCTGTGTTTCAGGGTCAAGCGAGTCTGGCGCGACAGGTCCGGAAGCTTGCTTTAGGACTCGAATGGAACGCTGACAAGGTTAGCTAAAGCAAACATGACAAGTACGGTTGTCGACATACTGAGAAATCATGGGCTTTACCCAACGAGGGAACGTCGGCGCACGCTAACTCGAGCGGAAAGACAATTTTCGGTGCCGCTATTCTGCCAATCTCCCGATCTACAAGCGACGCATGGGCCAGACGTATGAGACTCAGGGACAACGTCTTCCTGGCGGCCAGGCTCTGTTCATCAATACCTAGGATCTCATCGGGATGCGCGGAAAACTCGGCGCAAAGCAGCGCCAGCAACGCGTACGCCTTCTGCGAGACTAATGATTTCCGTGCGAGAGAAGGCTTTTTTGGAAGCAGGTTTATAGCAACATTCAGCAAGTCGGCTCTAGGAGCAGGCGCAACGGTTTGCCAGGTATTCTGAATGGCACGGATAGAAAGCAATGAATCGAGCAGCCAAGGCGTCAGATTTGATATTGACGGCTGCGAGATGGGACTCGATGATTTAGAGATTGAGGGGTGTGCCATGGCCGATATCAACGCTGTTGCTTGGCGCAGGCCCTGCGAGACATGCTGGATGGTGTATGTGGTCTGCTGGACAAGGAGAGAGCCAGGTTTCCCGAGCAAGAGCTCCAATGTAGCGGCTGAAGGCAACGTGATGTCTATTGAAACGTCTCTTCCAGTCGCACTCGGCGCCGTGTCTTGCAGCCGGCTAAGAAGGACTACATCGGTCAGCGACAGCGTCACCATATATAGCCAGGTCCCAACACTTACCACTGCTCGTCTCGCGCAGGTATAAGATTACGGAGGAGAGCAACTTCCACATGGAGCCCGTGCGGATTACCGCGAGAATCACGAACTGGAAGAACCCCTCGATGGGCTCAGCCAAATCAAGGCAGCGAGAGTGGCCCAGCAGCCTCAGGATCTTGGGGAAGACCCAGATCCAAAGAggctcctcgccgcggaACACAAACTGCCTCCCATCTGTGGTATGACTCAAGACATTCGGCGTCTCCTCGATCGTGACTTTCAGGAagttgatggccttgagcgCCTCGTTCCGCAGGTGGTTCCGGTCGGCAAAGGGGTCGTCGAGCTTGATGCcttcgaggacgacgcgggCGTAGACGTAGATGAGCATGTGGTTGTGCTCGGTGCGTTGCTCGGCGTCCTTCAGCAGGTCTGGCTTGTTTTTGACCTTCTCTATGACGGCAAACAGCCTCTTCAGCTCGGCGTTCTCTTCGGATCGCGTCGActttgccgacgccgagatgTTCTCGACCAGTTGCGCAGCTAGCGTGGAGGGGGGCGGCGCGTTTCCAGCGGCaatg
This window contains:
- a CDS encoding Putative Zinc finger, PARP-type, whose amino-acid sequence is MPEYRVEVSPNNRAGCTDGVCKKAASKCVKGSLRFGTWTKIMDHEAFKWKHWGCVSGEQMAQVRALCEKGDGTFDFDAFDGYEEMNDHPDLQAKIRKAVEQGHIDPDDFNGDPWMNKTGQRGIRGKKPKDWDDGEDASEAEEEAPAKGKKRGRKPAAAAAEEDDEEEKPKAKRAKKATAKPEPEDEDEKPKPKARRGKAAAAAVKAEDEDSEEEDAPKPKRGAVKKAAAPKKTAAKNPATKKAKTVVDDEGDSEADIVTASEDDEEAEPAPKKAKAAPKGRKKAAATPAAEEKPKSARASRSRK
- a CDS encoding Putative phosphatidylinositol 3-/4-kinase, catalytic domain, FATC domain-containing protein; amino-acid sequence: MQTDPSTENKIVPYAVEAAWATRRWDSLSKYTSRFHGSPLEDFNVSVAKLFNTLQQRGASSDTFPQLLQSMRAKIASAMTHSATSSLQACHDLRLRCHVLTDLEIIAGAPPSEGEAHQEVLTMLNRRLEVLGAYVSDKQYLLGIRRAAMELSRPKFSDLDISSLWLSSARLARKANSTHQSFNAVLHASQLGDGAAVIENARLLWKDGHTRKAIQVLQGAIESNNFMTQTNSSSSIRGMDAQQRQLTARAQLMLAKWLDAAGQTNHATLREKYQQPPKTAASWEKGHYYLGRYYKKVLESEKTLKPDEQSDPCIQGEYTRLIIENYLRSLNYGTKYLYQTLPRILTLWLEFGAQVDKAPEGKISLSRELHRRRTEQLNLLHQFLDKYIIRLPAYIFYTALPQIVARIAHHNAGVYERLVHIVVKVVESHPRQALWSLFGIMTTRQASERKARGQQILQTLRGATRKVDGGSFDLRTLLRMGEKLAEQLLLACNNGDFQSNRTTVASITRDLNFNHKCTPCPLVVPIESCLTAALPTLTDNVKKHKAFARDVITIDSFLDEVLVLGSLAKPRRLTARGTDGKNYMLMIKPKDDLRTDQRLMEFNSMINRSLKRDPEASRRQLYIRTYAVVPLNEECGIIEWVDGLKTLREILLDQYKTRSVHPDYNQIKRMMTEAVTGPNNIKMFTEGVLGTFPPVLQHWFVQRFPHPSTWFSARLKYTRSCAVMSMVGTILGLGDRHGENVLLERDNGGIFHVDFNCLFDKGLTFAQPEKVPFRLTHNMVAAMGIYGYEGPFRHCSELTLGILRQQEETLMTILEAFIYDPTLDLQKEKKTSRRQDGAPRMQPQLVVDSIKRKVKGLMGHDTIPLGVEGQVEELIKQAVDPRNLAAMYIGWCPFL
- a CDS encoding Putative UME domain-containing protein, which gives rise to MAAEHHGRPVAAAAAIAAGNAPPPSTLAAQLVENISASAKSTRSEENAELKRLFAVIEKVKNKPDLLKDAEQRTEHNHMLIYVYARVVLEGIKLDDPFADRNHLRNEALKAINFLKVTIEETPNVLSHTTDGRQFVFRGEEPLWIWVFPKILRLLGHSRCLDLAEPIEGFFQFVILAVIRTGSMWKLLSSVILYLRETSSVLLSRLQDTAPSATGRDVSIDITLPSAATLELLLGKPGSLLVQQTTYTIQHVSQGLRQATALISAMAHPSISKSSSPISQPSISNLTPWLLDSLLSIRAIQNTWQTVAPAPRADLLNVAINLLPKKPSLARKSLVSQKAYALLALLCAEFSAHPDEILGIDEQSLAARKTLSLSLIRLAHASLVDREIGRIAAPKIVFPLELACADVPSLGKAHDFSRSIRVLKQASGPVAPDSLDPETQPACFADAELRQAVENLGIANRTAEEGEPASKRRKVFLDAGEVGELTAQLYEILQSDPTPENGTLEHAFLNHYPGLSEDDQCLAIDLVARTSCAVDMAATKKRLNSKKNKMPRCVICDRRPRGNKRRTVVTAQAKSDAQSVFTKLIHLDSFKESRRPRVVAMIALRRIINHADVTQLIDLETSALGQWCLQSLHSSVRELRIASGRALPLFLADASSDTLDPAVVERNRKNALSLLKAASEKDAVIFHESGILAWSQLGRVVTGDELNLVLHKLLEYLGSNNSLIAACAFNEILGLATALKTTPRRLFEPFWRNLAYFAVKDMVSRPQMTRAIADLLQISVTDFLLLIQTHAMPWLVLMKKKDVIQKIAEARGEKDVWVPILDTVNAGPILALLLVQDVQNIEQFVMSRLIEVASHLESFSLVELMQAEVVTIVLELLKAVGEADETRKPRVIEALTSFCSMMMVANKESRPKKGNTIGRFLESYILGLMARLADVINDMPLVSPPVEEQRRCVRAMEEMIRLCKTYVRIARPQISACLLSALDQDDLREVAFSCWAALLTYLDSEDVEVLLETTFFVIGHYWPLFNGNSRRMAKNLITTLMTDFDTVLHENISKLPSLAHVPELADIEAQLSAIRPPLDSSRAFALFAERISHENSGVVLQALAELETYLKQSGGFLQTSTISQQPDPVVSTVLRALLDCASKYSSSQLEIASLCTQCIGLVGCLDSNRVEAPREQKSMVILSNFENSEETTDFVLFTLENILVKAFLSTTDTKLQGFLAFAMQELLSRVDIKAACAMKNTGQRDGGSIYRKWLALPESVRMILTPFLTSKYILMTMTMATIEYPIFRPGKPYGNWMRSFNMDLLRKGQNAYADLIFEPLCRTIRVKDLAVAEFLMPYLVLHVIIGHRSSRKERDNVIGELVGILQHQPAEDAPYSEREDMKLYCEAVFRVLDYASRWLQEKIAKRKNDNDAPAIARVEDLLSTIPPVLISQRAMDCKEYPRALFHLEQHAQQLEVEKSDPRQKTFLLEQLQDIYTQIDEPDGLEGISAHLHVLDINQQILSHKKAGRYTAAQTWYEIKLAEEPDNIDVQVDLLNCLKQSGQHGELPCGGGLGEGGGEKE